Sequence from the bacterium genome:
TGGCTTATCTTCGAAACCGGTCCGGGTCCGGCGTCCGCCGGCGGTTGAGCCGGTTCAAAATCCGGTTTCGCCCGGCACCGAGAAGAACAGTTTTTCCCGGACGGGAAGCGCGCCCTCGGCCAGTGCCACCCCGTTGTGGTCCTGGAGCCGGTAGCGCCTCGCCCCGGAAGGAGAACGGGAGATCCAGAGCCCGATGTCGTCGAGGGGATAGGGGGTGGGGTTGGTGAACGTGACCACCAGGCAATCGCCCTCGCGCGCGCTCTCCACGCGCAGTTTTTCCCGGGCCAGCCACCACCGGCTCAAGGTGGAAAGAGTGGTGCACCAGGTGTTTTCGGAGAGGATGATTTCGAAAAATTCCTCCAGGATCTGGAGGTTTTCCGGCTTGGAGACGCTTCCGATGTAGGTGTGGTAGACGAAGACGCCGTTGAGGGAATGGATGCGGCGGAAGATCCGAACCCCCTTGTCGAACTTCTGCAGGGGGTTGACCTGGTCGGTGAACTCCAGGAGCCGGTAGCCGGAGGGGTGGTAGGGGTAGAGGACCCCCTCGGTCAACGGCCGGCGCAGGAGGCTGGAGAAAGTCCGCGGCGGGGAGAGGGTGCTGGAGGAGTAGAGGAAGTCGCAGATCTCCAGGATCCGGAACGTGTCCGGGGTGGTGACGAATTCCGGAGCCCGGAAACCGACGGGGAAGAAACCGAGCTCGGCCAGGGCGTTGTGCCCCTGCTCGATCCGTTCGCGCTGCTCGTCGTACGGCAGTTCGAAGAGTTCTCCGCCCTCCGGGGCGCCCCGGGCGAGGTCGGGGCCGTAGGTGTGGTACGTTCCCTCCTGGGCGATTTCGTGGCCTTCCTCGGTCAGGCTGCGGAGTTCGGCCAGGACCTGGGGGGCGTCCTTGACGGGGTAGGTGTCGATATAGTCGGGGATGACGAAAAAGACCCCGGGAATTCCGTGTTTGCGCAGGAAGAGGCGGAGGATGGCGATATCCTCGGGCGGGGTGGTGGCTTCGATGTCGCAGTTGGTGAAGACGCTGGCCGATTGAAAGCCGTGGGGGTAGATGTCCAGGGAGAGATAGCGGTTGCGGATGAAGAGCATGGGGGGGCCGTAGATATAGTCGCGGGCCAGGGAAAAGTAATTGAAGAGAACGTAGATCGCCCCCGCCAGGAGCAGCAGTCCGGCCAGCAGGGCCGCCCGTTTTTTTATTTTCCAGGACATGGTCGGGGAGGCGTCGGCTCCGGCGCGGGGCTCGGCGTCGCGGCCGGCCCGGCCGGAACCGGCGTCGGGGGCGGGTAGATCCGCCCGTTCCAGATTTCGGTGAAATAATCGCCGAAGAACGCCACCGCGGCGGGATCGGTGATCATCAGGCTGCTTTCGTTGCGGACCTCCAGGGCCTGGTACCCCCAGTTGGCCGAACCCACCAGGGCCGTCTGATCCGCCAGCACCAGCTTGGCGTGGGTGGTGACGTCCTCGCGGTCGAACCGGACGTCAACGCCGCCTTTTTTCAGCAGCTCGGCGGTCTCGCGGTTGAGGCGGTTCAGTCCCTGGTTGTAGTCGCTGAGATCGAGGATCACCCGGACGTCCAACCCCTTGCCGGCCGCGAGGATGAGGGCGTCGATCAGGGCGTTGGCCTTGGAATCCGGATAGCTGCGCGAATAGTTCATGCCGTAGACCATGACCCAGACCCGTTGCCGGGCGCCGGCGATCATCTTCTCCAGGACGGGGAAGTGCCCGCGGTTGACCACCGTCGCCGCGCCGGGGATCTCGACCGCCTCCAGTACGGGCTCGGCCTCGCTGTTCTTCCAAAGCTGTTCGAAGTAGCGCGCGAAGAACTCTCCCACCGCCGGGCTCTCGACCAGGACGTTGGTCTCGTTGTTGTTGTCCATGGAGTTGGCCGAAAGGTTGGTGGACCCGAGGAGGACCCGGCGACGGTCGGCGACGAACAGTTTGTTGTGCAGCTGCTTGCGGGGGGTGTCGAGACGGGTCTCGATGCCGAAACGGTTCAGATAGCCCTCGCTGGTGCGGTTGAAGGAGATCTTGTCTTCGATCAGGCCCCGCACCGCCACCCCGCGCCCGACCGCTTCCCGGAGCGCATCCTGGACTTTTTTCACCTGGGGGTCGTAGTGGAATTCGAGCTGGATGAAGTCGATGGACGTCCGCGCCGAGGCGATCAGCTCCAGGAGGACGGGGAGATAGTCGCGGTTGACCACCGGGACGATCGTCTCGGCCCCCCCGCAGAGAACCGCCGGGGAAAAGAACAGCAAGCTCGCCAGCAGGATACCGAGGGCGATCCTCATCAACGGCCGTTTCTCCTTGCGGGGAATCCCCCGCCGGTCAGTCGCAAAAACGGAACTTGACGATGGTCCAGAACGCGACAAAACCGTCTTTCCAGGTGATTTTCTTGCCCTCTTCGTAGGTGCGTCCGAAATAGGAGATCGGCACCTCGTAGAGGCGGTAACCGCGTTTCACCATCTTGGCGGTGATCTCGGGTTCGATCCCGAACCGTTCCGACCGGAGTTCGACCCCGGTCAGGACGTCCCGGCGAAAAACCTTGTAACAGGTCTCCATGTCGTTGAGGTTGATGTTGTAGAGAATATTGGTGAGCAGCGTCAGGAGCTTGTTGGCGACATAGTGCCAGAAGTAAAGGACCCGGTGCGGACCGCCCAGGAACCGGGCTCCGTAGACCACGTCGGCGACCCCGTCCATGATGGGTCGGCAGAGCTTCCGGTACTCCCCGGGGTCGTATTCCAGGTCGGCGTCCTGGACGATGACGATATCCCCCCGGGCCTCGGCGAAACCGCGCCGGATGGCGGCGCCCTTTCCCCGGTTGCGCTCCTGGACGAAGACCCGGACCTTCTCGTCCTCGAGAGCCTCCAGCAGCGCGGGGGTGCCGTCGGAGGAGCCGTCGTCGACCACCACGATTTCGGTGACCAGGTCCTGGGCTTTGACCCGGGCGATGATATCGAGGAGGGTCTTCTCCTCGTTGTAAACCGGGATAACGACGCTGACCGACATCATGGGAACACCTCGGGTTGAGCGGCGGGCTTCTTCCCCCTGACAAACAGGGAAGCTAGCATCGCCAGGTCTTTCCTGTCAACTTCTCCCGTCGCCGCCAGCACCGCCGCCGCCGCCCCCCCCAGGGCGGGAAGAACGACGAGGAGGAGCCAGCCCCGGGGGGCGATCGCGGCGGCTCCCCCCCCGGCGACGGCGGCCGCCAGGAGCGTCCTGCGAGCCGTCGCCCATCCCGCGGGGTTCCCCAGCCTCCGTCCGGCGGCCGCCCAGGCCGCCCCCAGGCCGCCGGCGCAGGCCAGGGCGGTGGCGGCCGCC
This genomic interval carries:
- a CDS encoding DUF2334 domain-containing protein — protein: MSWKIKKRAALLAGLLLLAGAIYVLFNYFSLARDYIYGPPMLFIRNRYLSLDIYPHGFQSASVFTNCDIEATTPPEDIAILRLFLRKHGIPGVFFVIPDYIDTYPVKDAPQVLAELRSLTEEGHEIAQEGTYHTYGPDLARGAPEGGELFELPYDEQRERIEQGHNALAELGFFPVGFRAPEFVTTPDTFRILEICDFLYSSSTLSPPRTFSSLLRRPLTEGVLYPYHPSGYRLLEFTDQVNPLQKFDKGVRIFRRIHSLNGVFVYHTYIGSVSKPENLQILEEFFEIILSENTWCTTLSTLSRWWLAREKLRVESAREGDCLVVTFTNPTPYPLDDIGLWISRSPSGARRYRLQDHNGVALAEGALPVREKLFFSVPGETGF
- a CDS encoding phospholipase D-like domain-containing protein, coding for MRIALGILLASLLFFSPAVLCGGAETIVPVVNRDYLPVLLELIASARTSIDFIQLEFHYDPQVKKVQDALREAVGRGVAVRGLIEDKISFNRTSEGYLNRFGIETRLDTPRKQLHNKLFVADRRRVLLGSTNLSANSMDNNNETNVLVESPAVGEFFARYFEQLWKNSEAEPVLEAVEIPGAATVVNRGHFPVLEKMIAGARQRVWVMVYGMNYSRSYPDSKANALIDALILAAGKGLDVRVILDLSDYNQGLNRLNRETAELLKKGGVDVRFDREDVTTHAKLVLADQTALVGSANWGYQALEVRNESSLMITDPAAVAFFGDYFTEIWNGRIYPPPTPVPAGPAATPSPAPEPTPPRPCPGK
- a CDS encoding glycosyltransferase family 2 protein, which codes for MSVSVVIPVYNEEKTLLDIIARVKAQDLVTEIVVVDDGSSDGTPALLEALEDEKVRVFVQERNRGKGAAIRRGFAEARGDIVIVQDADLEYDPGEYRKLCRPIMDGVADVVYGARFLGGPHRVLYFWHYVANKLLTLLTNILYNINLNDMETCYKVFRRDVLTGVELRSERFGIEPEITAKMVKRGYRLYEVPISYFGRTYEEGKKITWKDGFVAFWTIVKFRFCD